Proteins from a genomic interval of Kitasatospora herbaricolor:
- a CDS encoding MarR family winged helix-turn-helix transcriptional regulator codes for MADPATSDQPRSTAAAALPLPGEGGSPPSDSGMWQHVTALHARVEQRLAVALQRRHGLGLSEYRALGLLAAAPRNELRMQELADRVGLNQSSVTRLVSRLNAAGFTVRDLCADDKRGIYTVLTDEGRERHAQALATYEQTLTTALDEAARESPRLGAAVAALRGAGIAGRDRDAGPR; via the coding sequence ATGGCAGACCCCGCCACCTCCGACCAACCACGCTCCACCGCCGCGGCCGCCCTCCCGCTGCCCGGCGAGGGCGGCTCGCCGCCCTCCGACAGCGGGATGTGGCAGCACGTCACCGCGCTGCACGCGCGGGTCGAACAGCGGCTCGCGGTCGCACTCCAGCGCCGGCACGGCCTCGGCCTGTCGGAGTACCGCGCCCTCGGCCTGCTGGCCGCCGCACCCAGGAACGAGCTGCGCATGCAGGAGCTGGCCGACCGGGTGGGCCTCAACCAGAGTTCGGTGACCCGGCTGGTCTCCCGGCTCAACGCGGCCGGCTTCACCGTCCGTGACCTGTGCGCCGACGACAAGCGCGGGATCTACACCGTGCTCACCGACGAGGGCCGCGAACGGCACGCGCAGGCGCTGGCCACCTACGAGCAGACGCTGACCACCGCGCTGGACGAGGCGGCGCGGGAGTCACCGCGGCTCGGCGCGGCGGTCGCCGCCCTGCGGGGCGCCGGGATCGCGGGCCGGGACCGCGACGCCGGGCCGCGGTGA